The following nucleotide sequence is from Flavobacterium sp. N1736.
AAACTCGGAAATAAATATCCGGCGAATGTTCCTTCTCTGTTTCCTCCGATAGAAATATACAAGAAATCTTTTAACCAGGTTGATAACGAAATGTGCCATCTTCTCCAGAAATCTGTAATCGATACTGATTTATAAGGTGTTCTAAAGTTGGTCGGTAATTTAAATCCTAACAATAAAGCGATTCCGATTGCCATATCTGAATATCCCGAAAAATCACAATAAATCTGGATTGCATATCCGTAAGATGCCATTAAATTTTCGAATGATGTATAATTCATCGGTGTATCAAAAACACGATCGACGAAGTTTATCGAGATGTAATTTGAAATTACTGTTTTCTTAATTAATCCGCCAATAATCAAAAACAAAGCGTTATTTACGTCTTGTTTGGTAAGGTTTAATTTTTGATAAATCTGCGGAAGAAAATCTTTTGCCCTAACAATTGGTCCGGCAACAAGTTGTGGAAAAAACGAAACGAAAAATAAATATTCGATATAGTTTTTTGTTGGTTTAATTTCTTCGCGATAAATCTCGATAATATAACTCATCGACTGGAAGGTGTAGAATGAAATTCCGACAGGAAGAAATATATTATGCAATTCAAAATGACCGTTGAACATGTCATTGTAAGTTACAATCACAAAATTCATGTACTTAAAATAACCCAGCAATCCTAAGTTTAAGATCACGCTTATAACCAGATATATTTTTTTTGCACTGTCTTTTGTTTCTCTGTAAATAATCTGACTCAAACCATAATCGACTACAGAAGAAAGTAATAATAACAGAAAATAAATTCCGCTTGACTTATAATAAAAGAAAAGCGAGAATAGAATAACGTACGTTAATCTTAAATAAAATGTTTTGCGTAAAAATGCATACACAAAATAAAAAACCAAAAACAAACCAAGAAATAAGCCTGTATTGAATAATAATTTTTCGTCCGGATTATAAATAAACCAACTTTTGACCTGCTCTAATGTAATTTCTCCAAAATTTTGAACAAACCAATTATTTATGCTATTACTTGTTATCAACTTACTTTTTTAATTTAAAATTATCATATGCTTTTAAAAATGCTTCTGTAAAGAGTTTCCCTTGTTTTTCATACCCTTTTTTAGAATAATGAACAAAATCAGGTCCAATTAATCCTTCTGATCTTAATTTTCGTACTCCGTTCATTCCTCCAAATTCATCATATAAATCCCAAACTGCAAAATCGTCTTTTTCGGCATCGCTATTAATACGTTCTGCATAATCTTTAACGTATACATTTGGTTTTCTTCCTCGGTGTAATGATGGTGGCGGAGTCATTACAAGTATCGGAACATTAATATTTTGCTCTTTAAGTTTGCTTATAAATTCACGTAATTCCGCTATATATTTGGAGGCTTCCATATTGTCGTAACTTTCATTTGTTCCCAGTGAAAATATCAACATGTCAGGATGTAAAGCTTTTAATTGTTCAAAGAACAACGGATATTTATTATAATCTGAGAATTTTGCGCCATTTACCCCAATTCCGCTATAGGTTATTCCAGGAGCATCTTTTTCTAAAACAAGTCCGTTAAGTTCAAATTCTGATGCGTTTTTATTCGGAATCAAATAAATTTTATCTAATGCTTTTTCTGATTTATAATAATGAGAAAATGCGTCGGTTTCAAGATTTAGCGAAACAAATTCAGAACTTTTTATCTCTTTTGGTTTTGTTTCGTTTGTTGGAATTTTCAGGGTTCTTCCGGCACGAATGTTATTTGATTTCAGCCCGTTTGCTTTTTTAATATCAGCTACAGAAATATTGTATTTATCTGCAATTACAGAAATAGCTTCTCCTTTTTTAATTTTATGTGTGATAACTTTTCGTTCTGTCGACTGAATAATATTGGTTTGAGATGCTATTGCCAAATCAAACATATTTTGGTTTTGTGGTGTAATAATATGAATGGAGTTGAATTTATAAGCCGGATCTTTTATATTCAATTGTACCGCAAAACCACTAGTATCTCTCCAAAGTCCAATTCCGCTTAAACCAACCGGTCTGCTTTTTACCGGATAAATATTTCGATAATTTTCCCAGGTTCTGTTCGAGTAAAATCGCTCGTTATAAGATCCGTTTGTTTTTGCCAATTGATACGGAAAAACAAATCCGCGTCCGGCATTTCCAAATTGCTGCTGCAGCACTTTTCTAATTTTATTGGTCATTAAATCACTCTGAATATGAGAATCACCAATATGTACAATATTTATTTTTTGCTTGTTATCACTTTCGTTTTCTTTCAATCTCTTAAAAACACTTTCTAATACTTTTGCATTATAAATGTGATTTCCTTCATAAGATTCAATCGTTGTACTGTCGATTTTGCTAATCATACTTTTAGTTATTGGAAGTGAGTCTGACTTTTGCGCTTTATCATTTGTCGAGAAAAAAAGACAACAAAAGAAAATAATAAGTTTATTCATTTACACTATCTTTTTTTACAGCTACAGAATCGGTTTTTGCCTTTCTGACTGTTTTTGGTTTAACTGCTACATCACGTTTTTCGCGCAGCAATTTATATTGTTCGTAACCTTTATTTAACTGATCATACAATAAATTACCAATAGCTTTTGCACCTCGCTGATTAAAGTGTGTATAATCTTTATTGGCTTTGGCCGGAGTTTCATCAACCCATTTTACCATAGATCCGTCTCCACCCATTAATGTATATAAGTTTACAAATCCGGATTCTGTTTCAAGCGCATATCTTTTTTGGGCTTTCATTAACGGAACTACGGCCGAGTCTGTTTTCATTTCCAAATCATATTTGGTCGATTTATCAGCAGTTGAAACGATTAAAACAGAAACGCCCGGAAAAGATTCCTTGATTTTATTTACGGTTTTCTTCATTCCTTTTTCATACCAAAAATAATTTTTGGTACCGTAATTTAAAACATTTGTTCCATAATGCAGTATAACCAAATCATATTTCAAACTGTTATTGAAACTCTGCATCACATCGGCATTAAACATAGAAATTGGCAATCCTGAATTTCCTCTTTGCGAAAAGTTATCTACGTGAACTCCGATTCCGTTATCGAAATTAAAACCATAAATAGGAATTGAATCTGCCTGAACAAAATTTGCCTTGAATGCTTTTATGCTTCCTGAAGTTACTTTTAATGTGTTTACAAGATTATTCGGAACCAGATTTTTATGTAATGTATCTTTTCCTATAATAAAATTGACATTTCCTCTTTTAGAAGATCTTCCGTAAAATAAGGTAGGACTATCTAACGAAGCTGCAAATTTATTAAGTCCCGCTTCATATTGCACCCATGTTGGATTGGTTCTGTCATTTGCAAAGAAAACATGTCCGTTTACTCCAAAAGGGCTTGTTGGTCTTTTTACGTTTAAGTATGATTGTGTTTTCCAGTTTTTAGAATAAACGGATTTTACAGAACCTCTTGATGCAGCAGATTCTGAAGTTATGGAGACAAAACCAACTCCATTTCCGCCAAAACGCTGTTGGTAATTGTTTCGAACATCCTGAACAATTAAATCACCATCGGTCATCGAATCGCCATAATACGCAATTCTAACTTTAGATTGTGGATTTTTTTCTAACTGATATAATTTCTCATAAAAAGAAATGAGGTATTGATATCCTTTGTAGTTTTCAAAAGTTTCGGTTGGAAATTCAATTCCTTCGGCAGCATCAAAAACAATTTTTTTCTGCGCTTCCTGTTTTTCAACTTCTGCAATGCTGTCACTTTCTCCGGATAAAGAATCATTTGCCACCGACTCTAAAAGCAAACTATCTATAAGTACGCTTTTGGGATCGACTTTACTATCGGGAAATATCTTATTTGGTAAGATTTGTTTAAATCCTATAAAGGCTATAAATGCCAATGCGACAATTGCAAAAGACTGAAAAAAATATGATTTTGTATTCACTTAGTAATTATAAATTTGAAGAATAAACTAACAAATATTTAATTTCAATTTTTGTTAATCCTTATAAAAAAAATACCTGCAAATATAGAATTAAACATTAATCTATCGTTCTTTTTAACAATAAAAAAAGAGATCAGATAAATCTGATCTCTTTCAAAAAAAATAAAAAAAACAAAGCTAATGATTAACTAAAATTTAGTCCATTATATTATAACATAGGTTTTAAAGTTTAAAAACTGAAACCAATAATGGCTAAATTAATCTTATATTTTTTTAATATTTTTATATTATTTTAAGATTGCGTACTCTAAAGTAACATGCCCTCTTTCTCCTGCTTCGTTTGTCATAGCAAGAAATTTAACTTTATAATAGTTTCCTGCAGCATCTTTAACTACATAAAAACGATCTGTTCTTACACTTGGTAAAGTAGTTGGTCCACCACCACTTCTCCAGTTAGCCCCAATTGCTCTTTGATCAGTTATAGATGCAGTAAAGTTTGATTCAGTAACATTTGCTTTAGTAAAAGCTGCATACGTTACATCAGCCGTTGCTAAAACCTGGTAAGCCTGAGTTCCTCCTTTTGAATTTGTTGTAATAAAATCAGAATATCCGTAAGTAACTTCTGAACCAGCATTTAAATAATTAGTAAACACAGTGAAGTTTAAGTCCCATTTTGCCTTTTGTGGCTCAACAGAAACTGTATTTCCTGTTGCTAAACTGAAAAATGTAAAGTTAAAATCAGTATCTTTTGAAATTGTTTTTTCTGTAAAAGTAGTAGACGTTAAATCTGCATATTGAATTTTATATCCGTTTCCGCTTCTTAATATTCTAACTTTTTTCCATCCTCTTGAATCACCATCTACACTAACTGAACCAGTTGCAGGTTTAGTTGTTGAAACTTTAAAACCAAGATTAACTAAATATACTTTGTTATCTGCATCTGTAGCTGAAATTTCTGCAATTGCAGTTCCAATTCCTGCACCGGCACCAGCCAAAACACCTGTTGGATTATCAACATATCCATTTGATGCAAGGGTTTCACCCGCTCCAACTGAAACATTAGCATCGATTACTTGTGATAAAGTAATATCTGAAGTTTCTAATTTTTTTACAGCCATTTTAACTGATCCGTTTAGGACAACTCTAAAATCTGCACCAGTTGAAAAACCGAAATCCCAGGCTTCTCTGTTTACTGATTTAGATTCTTCAGAACTTAAATCAAGGTAAACTTGATTTGGCTGATTTGCTCCGCCAACTGCCGGCTGTAAGGTTGCTCCAACTGTTGGGATTTCAACTACCGGAGTATCGTCATCACTTGAACACGCTACAAGAGATAAAAATGCGAATGAGAGTACTAATAATTTTTTCATTGTATTTCTGTTTTATATTAAAGATTAAGGTTATATGCTAATTTTAAAAAGTAAGAACGTCCGTAAGCAAGCATTAATGTCGATGCTGTTGCATGCCCAGCGCCCTCACTTGTTCTTGTTCTGTTTACATCTGTTATATTAAAAATATTTCGTGCTCCTACAGTTACTTCGAATTTGTCTTTAAAGAAATTCTTTCTGATAGAGGCATCAAACCAATTACTTGGATCTATTTCAGACAATACATATTCTCCGCTTCCAAGAACATATTGTTGCGTTTTGCCGTTGTATTTGTAATATCCTGAAACAATTGTTTTCCACTTCTGAATGTTATATGAAAAGCTGGCATTTAAATTGAATGAATAAAGAAATTTATCATCGGAAACTATTAGCAAATTGTCAATTTTTTGAGAAACACCTACTAATGCAGCCCCAACATTGAATGTCAAATTATTTATTCGAAATTGATTCATTGTCGAGAAATTCCACATTTTGTATTTACTAATATTGATGTATTGATTTTCTGGAGTTCCGGTATTAGGATTGTTACGTATAAATGCCATATCAATTCGATCATTAACATCTAAATAACTTCCCGAAAATGTGCTTGAAATTTGCAAACCTGAAGAAAGTGATGTAAATTTTTTCAAACTTGCTTCATAAGAAGTGCTGGTTTCCGGAATTAAATCTTCATTTCCTGCAAAGAAGTGTCCGTCAAAAATTTGGTTTGCGTACAATTCCTCAAAATTTGGTGTTCTAAAACCATTTCCATAAGAAGTTCTAAGTTCAACTCCTTTATTAAATAAATATCTTAATGCAATAGAAGATGCGTATTGATTTTTAAATTTAGATTGTGCAGAAAATCTCAATCCCGGTTTTATAGAAAATCGATCTGTTGCCATAATTTCTGAAGACACAAAAAAATCATAGTTTTCGAGTGTTTTATGAACCGGAGTTATGATATTATTTTCTTTCTGAACAAGTGCAAAACCTTTATTATTTACAAACTCATATCCTAACTGTAAATCAATTGTTTTATCTGAGAAGAAATTATTTAAAGTTCCTGTAGACGAAAGAACTTCCATGGATTGATCTTTTTCGGTAACATTCAACCCTTCGGTTTTAGTATATAAATAATATCTAAAATTCTCTATTTCGCGCTGTTGTTTTTGATGGGTAACAGAAACATTATAATTCAACTGAGAAAATATTGAACCGGTTGCATTTAAATTATGAAAATATCTGTTAGTAAAATATCTAATATCATCAGCATAACGATAAGATCCTAATGCAGGAGTATAATTAGACTGTACTGTACTATTATAAAAATCTACTTTTTCATCTAAATATTCAAATTTGTAAAAAATTCTAAAGTTGTCTTTATGGTATGATATCAAAGCATTTCCGTTTAACTGATCTTTTGGTAACCAGCTATAACCACGTGTAAAATCAGTTTCAATGTAATCTTTTCCATTTCTTTCATCTAAAAAACCCTGAAAATCATTTCTATTTGCACCAACGCTTACAAACCAGTTTTTATTGAATGTATGAGCAACGCGCAAAGATTGAATGTGACGTCCTTTATCAAAAAGAGAGTATTCATTACCTACTGTTTCTTCTTGTATCGAAGCATTGATATCCCATTTATACTTAGACGATTTTTTTGTAATAATATTCAAAACACCGCTTACGGCATTGGCTCCGTAACTAACTCCCATAGAGCCTTCGACAATTTCTATATGATCAACATCATTGAGGTTTATTTGCGACAGATCTGTATTATTTCCTAAACCCGCTTCGTTTACCAATGGTATATTATCTACTAAAATTTTAAAATACTGAGCATCTAATCCAAATAACGAAACTGTAGAACGTCCCGTTGTTCCGCTTGGTCTTACTGTAATATTCAGATATTGATTTAATACATCTGCTAAATTATTCGCTGCTAAATTTTTTATGTCCTGACTTGAGATTACACGAACATTAAAAACTGATTTCTTAATAGATTGTGGTTCAAATTGTCCGGTAACAACAACTTCTGAAAGTTTATTTACTGCCGTAGTATCTTTCTCCTGCGCAACAGAAATTTGGCAAAGAAGAAACGCTGTAAAAAGGGTAATTTTGATTTTCATTATTTTTATTCAGTCTTAATAATGGCGCAAATATATAAACTATTTTTATTTGTTCTAAATAAAATTTATATATTTGCGAAAAATTTTAAAACAAAATAATAAGTTATGATTTCAAAAAGCCTCTATTTTTCGGCCGTAATGGCTTTGACTTGTAGCCTTGGTTTCAGTCAGGACAAAAAACAACAAGACATTAAATCAATTAAATCAATGTGTGGTTGTTATGAAGTGAAATTTAATTTTACAGAAACTTTTCAATATCCTAAGGATAGTCTTACTTACAAACCATCTGAGACTAAACATGAATCTGCCTTAGAATGGGTAGAATTACTGGAAGACACTCCAAATAAAATCGTAATGCAGCATTTATTGATTGTAAGCGATGATATGATTATCAAACACTGGAGACAAGATTGGTTATATGAAAACACTGACTTATATTCATTTGACAAAGGAACTTCCTGGAAATACAAAAAATTAGATAAGAAAGCTGTAAAAGGGCAATGGACTCAAAAAGTATATCAGGTAGATGATAGTCCGAGATATGAAGGATCTTCGACTTGGGTTCATGTTGACGGACAAGATTACTGGTCAAATGTTGCTGATGCGCCTTTACCAAGAAGAGAGCAAACAAAACGTAATGACTATAATGTTTTAAAAAGAAGAAACATTCATGAAATTACTGCTACAGGATGGAATCATGAACAAGACAACGCTAAATTGATTAGAGATGACAGCGGAAAAGATGTTTTATTAGCGGAAGAAAAAGGAATGGACATTTATACTAAAGTTCCGGATATTAAATGTATAGCAGGCCAAAAATGGTGGAAAGAGAACAATGCACTTTGGAAAAACGTTCGTGACAAATGGCAAACTCTTTTTGACAGACATCAGGACTTAAACTTAGAAGCTAAAGTGGATAGAAAAGCGCTTTATTCTCTTTTGTTTGATTTAAAACCAGACGCTACAAAAGCAGAGACTGATGCCATCATCAACAAGTTTGTAAAATAAAATATTTGTGTTAGTTGTAAAAAAGCCGATAGTTTTAGAACTATCGGCTTTTTTCTTTTAATTATAATTAAGATAGTAAAAATCATCTATCGTAATATGAATGCCTTTTATAATTTTTTTGATTTAAAGAATACTATTATCTAGTTCCCCCAGCCCACCAAACTTTTTCTTTATATACATACGAACCATCTCCGTATAGATCTTTAATATTTGAATTTGAAGCAACATCAGATTGACCATAAGCAAATCTTTGTGGGAATAATTCAGGTTTTGGGTTTACCATAGGGATAAGGTCGCCATTACCCAATGCTTGTAAACGTCTAATATCATTATAACATTCAATGCCTTCGTTTTCGTAAAAAGAAATATGTTTTTCTACCATTATTTTTTTCAATAACGTATTACCAGTTAATGTTCCAATAGAAGCAATGTAGGTATCTGCCTGAGCATCTGTAAATATAATCTCTTGCTTTTTATTGTACGCAGCTTTTATGGCAGCATTCATAGTTGTTTGCGCTTCAGGAAGACTTAATCTGGCTTCAGCTTCGGCTTTCAGGAATAATAGTTCATGGTAGCTTAGTAGGTAAATTGGGTTTCTTTCATTCATAAGTGCTGAGATAGAATATAAGCCTTGTCCTTCTACATCTGCTTTTGAATTGTCAAAAGGAACAACTATTCCATCTTTTTTTGTAAAAAATGCAGTAGTACGGGCATCGGCTGGTCCATTAGCAACCATAATGTCGTAAAAACTTTTAGCAACACTTATAGCAGCTCTATCTAATTGGAATCTGGCATAAGGATTTGGAACGCTGCTATTTACAAGTTTTAATTCGTCATCAACATTAGTAAAAGAAGCACTTACATAATCAATTACACCTTGGTAATCAGCATTTCTAAGCGATAATCTCATAGTGTATCTTGCTAATAAACCATTTGCTGCTTTTATCCATTTTGCTGAATTTCCACCATAAATTACGTCCTGTTTTCCTAAACTTGCATAAGTTGTTGTTTTGTTTAGATTGGCAATACCTTCATTTAATCTTTTAAAGATGTCCAGATATATATATTCTTGCTTGTCAACTTTTGGTTGGAAAATTATCCCTGGTTTTCCTGCTTCCGTATAAGGGACATCTCCAAAAAGATCTGTAAGAACAGCTAAATTATAAGCTAATAAGATCTGAGCGATACCTAATGTTTGATAATTTCCTTGTTCATTTCCTGTCGAACATTTATCAATGATTATCCCTAATGCTTTTAGTTGTGAGTAGCTATTATCCCACCCATTGCTGTAAGTCGAAGATAATTGCGGTTCATTTCGTCTAACTTGTGCATCATACATTTGGTTATGATTTCCTGCATTTAATTCAGAGTAAATTCCTGCATAAAATGAATCATCAGCACCAGTTACAGTGAAAGCAGAATTTACCATTACATCAGTAATGATTAAGCGGGCAGCCATATCTGTAGGATTGTTCAAATTCTTATTTATGTCATCCATTTTGTCCTCAGAACAAGATTGGAATAAAAATAATGCGAGTAAAGCTGTTATTGTTATTTTTATATTCTTCATTTGATTTTTTTTTAATTAAAATTTAAAGTTCATCCCAAAACCAATGCTTTTAGTTTGTGGCATTGACCATTGTTCGAATCCACCAGAAAAATTATTATTTCCTTGTGTTGCTTCCGGATCAAGGTTTGGCATTTTAGACCATAACAAAATGTTTCTTGCAAAAACAGAAGCCCTAAGATCTACTGTGTTATTCAATAATTTAGGAAATTGATAGCCTAAACTAACTTCTCTTAATTTTACAAAACTTGCATCAAATACAGCTGACTCTGCTATACCATTTAAGGCTGCTTGTAGCTTCTGCTCTCCTACATCCCTTGTTCCGCCTATAATGATGTCATTAGGAGTTCCATCTTCTTTAACACCCGGGTATACAAATTCAGAAGTCCTGTCTGCCGTTCTTGCGTCTACACCATAATAGTTCATTAAGTTGTTTGATCCGCTGTACATTTTTCCTCCATTTTTCCAATCAACAACAGCTCCTAATGAAACTCTTTTGTATGTTAACTGAGTAGATCCTCCTAAAGTAAATTTAGGTGCAACTTCTCCTAACGCTTTTAATCCACCAGCCATAGGAAGACCGTTTTTGTCTACTATAATGTTGTTCTTGTCATCTCTGGCAAAGCTTGTACCATAAATAACCGGAAAACGATCTCCAACACTGGCTCTAAGCTGTGGTGTTGTAAATCCGCCTAAAAAGATATTGTCTACACCATCTGCTAACTTTTGGACATAAGAATCTATTTTTGAGAAGTTCACATTAAATGTCCAGTTAAAATCTGCTGTACGTATTGGATTAACAGTTAAAGTTAATTCGTGTACTTTGTTAAGCATTTCTCCGCCATTTGTTACAAGAGAACTCGCTCCGGTTGAACCTGCTAATGGAACGTTGAAAATTTGATCTTTTGATTTTTGTTCAGAGTAAGTATAATCAATTCCAACTCTGTTGTTGAAAAACTTTAAGTCTGCTCCTATTTCATACGATTTTGTATTTTGTGGTTTTAGATTCGAATCGTATTGAATACCGTAAGGAATAAACGAACTTACACCTCCCGATAATGGATAGCTTATAGGAGTTCCTGACCAAAATCCGCCTCTATAATCAGGAGCTGCATAATAGTTGCCAATGTAATCTCCTGCTTGTCCTACTTCAGCAATCGATCCTCTAAGTTTGGCATAAGAAAGAAAAGATTTTCCTTTTAACCCTTCTAATTCTGTTATCACAAAACCCAGAGAAGCCGATGGATAAACAAAATCTCTATTTCCTCGTGGCATAAATGATGCAATATCTTTGCGTATAGTGGCTCCCAGGAAAAGCATATTCTTATATGAAAACTCAACATTGCTAAAAAAACCAACAGTACGTTTTTGTCTTCGATATTCTTCAGCTGTTACTGTTCTTGCATTAGCAATTGTAGGCCATCCGCCAAAGTTGAAAGCAGTTCCAAGGTCATCATATTCTTTAGTGTTTTGATGATTGTATTCATTTCCAGCCAAAACATTTAAATTAAAATCGTCAGTAATATTTAAGTTATAGTTTATTGTCAATAGAGAGTTAATCACATCATTTGTTGTACCATAAAGATGGGCACTACTACTTTGTCCGGATAGATCAAGTTTATTTCCAAACTCAAAAATATCTCTATAATTGGTTGTCCATGAATCTACACCTGCCTGGTATTTAACGGTTAGTTTCTGATCACCGTTTTCACTTATAACAGGAGAATATTGAACATATCCATTTCCGTAAACACGATTCGTTTTTTCGCTAAACTCATTGTTTTTAGCTGCCCAATAAGGATTATTGAAAACGTTTGGTCTGAAATAAATTTGGTCATAAGGGTTTGTTGGAGATGCATAGCCGTTTCCTTTTAAGTCGTAACTCCTGGGGGCAGCAAACACACCTGCTATAGCAGCATCATTTGCAGCAGTACTCTTATCTATTTTAGTTTGCACATAGTTTACTGAGAAACCCGTTTTCCATTCATTATTTAATTTTGTGTCTACAACAGCTTTTACGGTATATCTGT
It contains:
- a CDS encoding SusC/RagA family TonB-linked outer membrane protein, with protein sequence MKQNLKGFMVLFFVLALQLTFAQEKAITGTVSDNAGIPLPGVSILVKGTKSGTQTDLDGKYSIKAESKQILIFSYIGMKTQEVTANSSVVNIKLKDESVELEGVVVTALGVKKSTRALGYATQEVKAADLTRANNNSLSGALQGKLAGVQITSSSGAPGASSQIVIRGARSFTGNNTPLYVIDGMPVASQPDFSTGNGVTGSDVANRAVDIDPNEIESINILKGQAASALYGLRASNGVILITTKSGKNLAQSGKPVITFNTSVSFETISKKPDTQNEYAQGSDGIFNPNASMNWGPKISELPNDPVYGGNVANANNGGVLRPGKYFVPQRVKAGLDPWIAPKAYNNIDDFFNTGFTINNSLNIAQATEKTNYSFGIGNSKQDGIIPETGMNRYTVKAVVDTKLNNEWKTGFSVNYVQTKIDKSTAANDAAIAGVFAAPRSYDLKGNGYASPTNPYDQIYFRPNVFNNPYWAAKNNEFSEKTNRVYGNGYVQYSPVISENGDQKLTVKYQAGVDSWTTNYRDIFEFGNKLDLSGQSSSAHLYGTTNDVINSLLTINYNLNITDDFNLNVLAGNEYNHQNTKEYDDLGTAFNFGGWPTIANARTVTAEEYRRQKRTVGFFSNVEFSYKNMLFLGATIRKDIASFMPRGNRDFVYPSASLGFVITELEGLKGKSFLSYAKLRGSIAEVGQAGDYIGNYYAAPDYRGGFWSGTPISYPLSGGVSSFIPYGIQYDSNLKPQNTKSYEIGADLKFFNNRVGIDYTYSEQKSKDQIFNVPLAGSTGASSLVTNGGEMLNKVHELTLTVNPIRTADFNWTFNVNFSKIDSYVQKLADGVDNIFLGGFTTPQLRASVGDRFPVIYGTSFARDDKNNIIVDKNGLPMAGGLKALGEVAPKFTLGGSTQLTYKRVSLGAVVDWKNGGKMYSGSNNLMNYYGVDARTADRTSEFVYPGVKEDGTPNDIIIGGTRDVGEQKLQAALNGIAESAVFDASFVKLREVSLGYQFPKLLNNTVDLRASVFARNILLWSKMPNLDPEATQGNNNFSGGFEQWSMPQTKSIGFGMNFKF